From the genome of Caldalkalibacillus thermarum, one region includes:
- a CDS encoding cold-shock protein: MQQGVVKWFNSEKGYGFIEVEGGNDVFVHYSAIQEEGFKSLEGGQRVQFEIVQGERGPQAANVIKL; encoded by the coding sequence ATGCAACAAGGTGTCGTAAAGTGGTTTAATTCTGAAAAAGGGTATGGTTTTATTGAAGTTGAAGGTGGCAATGACGTATTTGTACACTACAGTGCCATCCAAGAGGAAGGTTTCAAAAGCTTAGAAGGTGGTCAGCGTGTGCAATTTGAAATTGTACAGGGTGAACGCGGGCCCCAAGCTGCAAATGTGATCAAACTTTAA
- a CDS encoding 6-pyruvoyl trahydropterin synthase family protein — MGKYTLVKHFWMACAHAVKGAGKCERIHGHNFKITFCVEGEKLDDNGMLIDFREVKHSLEKKYDHHLLNDFPEFNPDQGGASPSTEKVAEIFFQHIKALCKQKKNQPRLKWVEVQETNEAYARYEE; from the coding sequence ATGGGAAAATATACACTAGTTAAACATTTTTGGATGGCCTGTGCCCACGCCGTCAAAGGGGCAGGCAAGTGTGAAAGGATTCATGGTCATAATTTTAAAATAACCTTTTGTGTAGAAGGAGAAAAATTGGATGACAACGGGATGTTGATTGACTTCAGGGAAGTGAAACATTCCCTGGAGAAAAAATATGATCATCATTTGCTCAATGACTTTCCGGAATTTAATCCTGATCAAGGCGGAGCTAGCCCTTCCACGGAAAAAGTAGCCGAAATATTTTTCCAGCATATTAAAGCCTTATGTAAGCAAAAGAAAAATCAACCGCGCCTGAAGTGGGTTGAGGTGCAAGAAACAAACGAGGCTTATGCCCGGTACGAAGAATAA
- a CDS encoding DUF2759 family protein — translation MLFIVITSLITILCLLGLIHTARDKNLLGVAFSFVSMLVFGWFSVMTFLEWLGVVG, via the coding sequence ATGCTGTTCATCGTCATCACTTCACTGATTACCATTTTATGCCTGCTCGGGTTGATACATACTGCCAGGGATAAAAACCTTCTTGGTGTTGCCTTTTCCTTTGTTTCCATGCTGGTTTTCGGCTGGTTCAGTGTGATGACGTTTCTCGAATGGTTGGGCGTGGTGGGCTAA